A genomic window from Salvia miltiorrhiza cultivar Shanhuang (shh) chromosome 5, IMPLAD_Smil_shh, whole genome shotgun sequence includes:
- the LOC131024623 gene encoding glycine-rich RNA-binding protein RZ1C-like, producing the protein MVLYTLPKSYENFRLNAVMGKKKFTLNELLNELVAAEGVMGKSPQALATATGPSFPPKGRKKKGPHGKKGQAKGGSKKKLGPTGGVGKPKGKGKCFKCQQVGHWKSDCPMMKKAQGVPADKGA; encoded by the exons atggttctctacactctgcccaaatcctacgaaaacttccgactcaatgccgtaatgggcaagaaaaagttcactctaaatgaactgcttaatgagttggttgcggccgagggggtcatgggaaagagtccacaggctttggccactgccacaggacccagttttccaccgaaaggtaggaagaagaaagggccccatggcaagaaaggccaagcaaaaggtgggagcaagaagaagctaggcccgaccggaggcgttggcaagccaaaggggaaaggaaaatgcttcaagtgtcaacaagtaggacattggaagtctgactgtcccatgatgaagaaagctcaag gggttcctgcggacaagggagcttag